The DNA region CTTatgtaatcacacacacacacacacacacacacacactcattagcTCCTGCGTGCTAAGCTTCATGCAGTCAGCCGTCATTAGCTGCAGCTATTCAGGTAAAACGACCTTTAGGGGTTAATCAGCCACAGCCAATCAAAGCTGCCTCCCTCCATCGCTCCTCCTCACGACTCTCCCAGGACAGAGTGTTCTGCTCGtggcaggagagggagagcgagtcAGCGGGTGGcccgatgcccccccccccccccccccgctcagcGGTTCCTTCAGATCTCGGATGGGAATCTTTCCTTCCGTCTTTTGAGGAAGTGACACTGTTTGTGCATGATGTCTGCGGGGAATGAGCGCGTCCCCTGTGGAGAGGGCAGGGTATCCTGACAGCTGCTGATTCAGACTCGCAAGCAtatggtcacacacacacgcacacacacacacacacacacacgcacacacacacacgcacacacacacgcacacgaaGAGTGAGAGTTCATTTCCTCCCACACTAATCACTCTTCGCTCTCGTGAACTTGCGCCTTTTGACACATTTTGTCACGCAATTCTCGCTCAACGACATCATCCCGGGAGCGGAGCCGCCGCGCTGGACCCGGGTTGAAAAGTGACGCTGGCTGACTGGACCCACGGCCTCTCCGGGGCGCAGAAAGACCCTGTTCCATGTAGATAACGGCTCCGTATTGTTACGCTGGTTATCTGGTGAAGCGTCCAGCTCATGCCTGCTAACTCCAGCAGCTCTTAACTTAAACATCCTTTACATTCTCCACTTCAGGTTTTCTAGCCTCCAGTTTAGCTTAAATGCTCTGATGTTGCGTAACGGCCTTGGGTGTTGCCAGCACTTTGAGGTCTGTTGTGTTGCcaacagagagtgtgtgtgtgtgtgtgtgtgtgtgttttctatttCCTCCCACTTCTTTATTTCGACCATTTTCGGAGTCTGAGTtgaatcttttattttctttgttgctgGAGTTTTGTGGAATTTCTGACACATCACAACAGCCTGAGGAGTTTCTGTTTGCACCGCTGGGCCACGTTATTTCCTGTGCTTCCGGTTTCAGTCCGACTCTGGTTTCAGTTGTCCAACATCCAGCCTGGTTCTCCCAGTAACCTCTTCATCTAACTCACATTTGTGTGAATCACTTGTTAAAGTGTGATAAATATAGGTGGGTCGTGTGTGACTCAGAGGAAAAACCTCCGCCGTCGGAAAGCAAATGTCACCTGCACTGGAGCCGTTCCCATGGATACCAAAACTGCTAAATACTTCCCATTACCATTGCGCAACGGTTTCCACTCATGTCCGGTGTGAGCGTGCTGAGCCGTCCTCGCCACGATGGAAGCAGCAATGGCGGCGGCGTTGACGGGCCAGCACACTTTTCCTGCTGTTCGCCGTTGATTTTCCCTACAGTCAGAACTGGGAATGTTCCCACGCGGCATGCAGCCGAGCAGGTTCGTCCGTGTCCGACGGCGATAGAGGCGAGGACGGCTCATCCcgccgctccgccccctcccgcGTCCACACGTTGTTGTCAGGCTGCCCCCTAATGGACGCCGCGTGGAATATATCTACAGGGACGCTCCGGTTCAGGGCCGTTTCCTCTCCCACTTCAGATTTAATACACGTTAATGTGCGAAAggtcctccaggctgctgcggAACTGCTGATAACGGCCACAGAAATGAGGAACTCCTCAGCACCTTCCAGGCAGCAGGAACTCTCAGCGGTGGTGAAATACGGCCGCCATCCGTCCACCATCAGGACCGCCCCCTGGGCTCTGCATCACATGCTCATGCCGCCTTATACAGGAACTCACCGCAGACACCCCTGGGAACGATGGCGGCGGTCCGCTCGAGACGAAGTTTGTGCAGGTGggatcaggaggaggacgacgaggTGTTCGCCTGCTCGCCCCCGGAGGTAACGGAGACGGTGGAAGGAACTTGGAAATGAGGTTTATCGGCAGTCAACTGCAGCAGGTGCTGCTGTCCCGGGACCGCTTCTGGTCCACTTTATATTGGATCTTTGTGGGGGTTTCCAGCGGTTTCATGCATATTTCATCCTCACTGATCTGTGTGCAGCACATCGCCGGTGTTGCTATGCCTGACATGACTTCAGCCCTCTCCGGCCCCACATGCTGGGAAGCTGCTTCTATTTTTTGATTTAGTTTTGGATCATCGAGCATGAAATAATCTCGCTGATTCTGCCCTCGACGGGAGCGGCAgcgatgctgcagatgctaaaTTCCCCTTTCAGACTGGATAACTGTGTTCTGTCACGTGCCAGTGTTGAAACTTTTTCAGGGTTCTGTGTTCAGGTTCCTGCGTCCTGTTCCACGGGAACTTTTCTGCAGGCTTTCAGTCCCGGCTGAGCCCATTTAACCGGGCTCCATTTAAACGTTGCGCCGTGTCTCTAATCACAAGATAACGCTTCCTGTCCTTGAAAGCTTCTCCGTCTTGGTGTGTGGTGCTGAATTTGGACAGATTGTTCCATCAGTGTTCGGGCTGCGTCAGTTTCTGTTCCTCGTTTCAAACCGACGTTACGCAACGTCTGCTGTATGAGTTCATTAAATTCCTCGGCTCCGTGTCAAAGCGAGCGCTCTCAAGCCGTTCCCGGAGCCATTTTTGCCGCATCATTTGATGTTAAAGGCTTTTCCTTTGTGCTGCAGTGGCGTCCAGGGCTCAGCGGGGTGAGCGGGATGTGATGGCTCCGCGTGGAGCTCAGTGGAAACGGCCATGGAGGTTTTTAATGTGTAACTGGGGTCAGACGGTCCCTGTGCTGACGTGCAGCTGGTGCTTTCTCTCCTCAGACCGTGTCTTCGTCAGGCCAGGGCCGCTCAGAGTCCCCCGTCTACACCAACCTCCAGGAGCTGAAGATCACCCAGAGCACcctgccccccgcccccgccggcTCCCCCCTTCACGTCCTGGGTGACTGGGAGACCTACAAGGATCAAAACGGCAGGCACTTTTATTACAACCGCTCCACGCAGGAGAGGACCTGGAAACCGCCGCGAGCAAAGGACGTGAGCACGGGGAGCTCCAGGCACGACAGCCAGAGCACGGGCGAGAGCTCCGAGGTACAAACGCTCAACCTTCCCTCAGTCAACATCCCATCATGGCTCCGCACACTCGTTCATTTAGCAGTCGCTGTCGGCCAGGGTTGAAAATAGATCCCGCTCCTGACGGCGGTGGAGGGTCATCGAAAACATTTTAGCTGTTATGGTGAAAGCTAAACGCAAACACGCGCTAACGTAGGCGTAAACCTGACCTACACGGGAGTTTAAAAACGTCTCCATGGTTACCGGTGCGGCTCAGAAGATGCAGGACTGCTGCCGACAGTTCGGAGTGCTCACTTTAATCAAACACACAGAATTATCCCACAATGGAACGTCTGGGCGGCGTGCACACCCTCTCCCCCCTTAACAAGAACACCGAGCCAGCATCCGGCACGAGTGGGAGCAGCATGTGCAGAATTATGACAACCGTTCCACATTTGATTTGCCAGACACAAGCCTTCATCTGAAGCTATgtgaaacacaaaaacagccctCAGAGCCTTTCCAAGGGGAGAAATGAGTGTTTGTGGCGAACAATGAACGGGTGGCTATTTACTGCACAACACTGCCACCTACAGTCAGAGGGGCGTCACTGTCAGTACAGTCTCGGAATAATCGCCAGGGGTTCTTTACTTTTCTGGGGCTTTATGGTTCCTTTTAGCGTATTAAACTGGTTTGGGGCAGTTCTGTTTTGGGGTGCATGGTTGTCTTTCCTCTCTTTACTGTGTggtgatttctctctctctctcctccctctctctcttcaccgATGATAGAtggctcctttctctctctcgccctctatccttcccttcctctcgcTCTCCGTCGGTCACCTCCAGCCTCTGTCTTCAGAGGACACCTGCTTCAGTACCTACTCTAGCCAGTCGGACAGTCAGTATGGCTCGCCACCTCGCGGCTGGTCCGAAGAGATGGATGAGCACGGACACACGCTGTACATCAGCGACTTTACTAACGAGAAGGTACCGGCCACACGGGGGttcatctgctgcttcttcactgGTGACTCGGGGTGATTTATGCTGGGTATTACACTAGTGCATGACTCAGATGTTTCCTCTGTGATCATTAAATAGACCTCTGGTCTCAGCGTAGCACACATCACCACTGCAGAAGTCTTATTTCTGATATAAAACGTGTTTCTGACACCAGGACAGAAGCAACGTTAACAATGAACACTGGAAATAATTAACGTACAAGTGCAATTGTTTATAATCCAGGCTGGCATCAAAGGAAGTGTTGCCGTTTATTCCTGATGCCTTCCTGTGGGTTTAGCGCTCACGTTAGCTGGCTAGCGTGTTGTCTAACGGTCCtccactgtctgtctgtgcgtcaTTAGTGGCTAAAGCACGTCGACGAGCAGGGACGACCCTATTACTACAGCGCCGACGGCTCAAGGTCAGAGTGGGAGCTTCCCAAGGTGAGAATCAAAGGAGTAAGTCTACAATCTAATGATGCCAGacgatggagaggaggagggagcttTTGAGTCACTGCTCAGCCTGATAAATGTGAAGTGTGGAGCCTCCAGAGTCCCACAGCTGCTGTTGTCTCCTCCCAGTACAACCACTCCCCTCCTCAGCTCTCGGGAGACGCTCCCAAGACGCGCAGCTTGGACAGGCGGCAGGTGGAGCCCATCGTCCTGACCAAGTGGAGACACAGCACCTTTGTGTCCGAGCCCGGCGACAAGGTCTGACTCGCACCTCTGCAAACGACACTACATGTGGGCGAAAGAGCGTTTCCAGAGCCCGTGGGGTCATCTAACCTCTGTGTGGTTGTTCACTGTGTGTTGCTGCCATGAGTTTCAGTACTAGACTGGTTTGCTTTGCAGCGGCTGTTAAAAACCCGGTGTTTCCGCCCAGGCTCCGCCCGCCCGCACTCCTTCAAACACCAAGTCAGTAGGTCGTCGGCCCGAGCCGCCCGGCGCCGCGGACCATGAGATTGCATGTCCTAAATGTCCAGGAGTAACAATCACAcccccccctccgtcctccagctgatTGAGTCCCTTCATCCGAACCTCCGATCACCAGTGATTTGTCTGGAGGAGTTTCAGAGATGCAGCATGATGAGAATCTGCCTGCAGTTTTAATTAAGGACAGTTTAGTTGATCATCGCTCCACTAatcaccctccctcccccccatccGTCTCCGTCACCGCTCACTCCTCCTCCGGTTGTTGTTGAATGTTTCATCCCTGTCTCCCCAGCAGGACGCTCCACAGCCCCCCTCTCCCGACTCTGACTCCTGCCCTTCatctccccccacctctgttAGTAcaccttttatttcctctcttttcctcctttgctTTGTGTCCGGCCTTCCAAATCATCTGCTTTTCCTAATATTTGACGCTTTGAAGATTTTTATCTGGATGTTAAAGGAAGTAGCGGTTGGTTTTAATCGGAGTTCCGCATCCACTCTGTCATGTTTGGGCGTGTTGAGCGGGATTAAGGAAGGCAGACGTGATTGCTCTGGTGGCGGGGTGGATGGTGCTTCAGCGCCatgtgttttcctcctcctcgccgtcGAGTGTTTGTGGAGAATGTGACGCGTGTGCTGATGACTTTATGTCCTCTTCCAGCCGTCTCAGAAGTGCGGCCTCCTGAACATGACAAAGATCACTGAGCACGGAAAGAAAGTCAGGTGAGCGGAGGAACTCAGGTGCTCATTCTGCTGTTTTCACCCGTCTGATATTCCGACATTCCCTCTTCGTGCTGCAGGAAAAACTGGACTTCCTCCTGGACCGTGCTTCAAGGTTCCGCTTTGCTGTTTACCAAGAGTCAAGGAGGCGGCACCAGCTGGGTTAGTGACACAAAACAGATCCCTGCAGCCAGATCCCGAGGCAGGAAGAGCCCGAGGTCCTTCAGGGGCCCGACCGCCggcctcacctctctctctcctccatgttTCATCCCCTCTCCTGTGGTTTCCCTCCCCACAACCCTTCCTCGTCCCTCCATTTTCCCTGTCCTGTCCCGCTCCGTCCACCCATGTAGCCGTACCACAACGGCGCCTCCCTTCCTGAATTTCTCCTGTCGCTGTTGAGTAGCTGGAAGCCGGCTGCTAAGAAACACCCCGCTGTCTCCTCTGAGCTCCACAGATCCTCCTCTGTATgtgcttcctccttcctcctctctgctcctcttcctcctctgcatgTGGCCTCCCCGCCTGTGTCACGCTCTGACAGGCGGCCGCTCGTCAGCATGTCGCAGGACTGTGCTGACATGacggatgtgtgtgtttggcccGAGATGGCTCAGGACTGGTGGAGGCCTGCAGGGGTGTGTTGGTGAGCTCAGGGCTGGGCCGCAACACGCTTCCGTTCTTTTAGGCACCATGAATGCGCTTCTACACAGCGGCCTTGTACGGACGCACTTCCACGCTAGCACACGGGACCATACGGAGTCGGCTCTGTGGAATCTAAGCACCCTTTCACTTAGCTTAACGCGCAGCATCGACAGCGGCCCCACCTGAGCCCCACCTGAGCCCCACCTGAGCCCCACCTGAGCCCCACCTGAGCCCCACCTCGCCTCTGGGCGCTACAGATTTCCATCAAGCATGCAGCATGTTTAGTAGCTCCCTACGGAGTTTCCTTTATTGAAGCCGGCAGCCGGCCGGATGATGAACCAGAGCGCCAGGTCACCTGATCCTCACACTCATGCATGACAGAGCGCTGCTAACGTCCCCGAGCAGGTTCTCCACGCCTTCGCATACCTCAGGGGTCtatttgttcttcttctgtccaGTTCGGAGCCAGTCAGTCCAAACCAGAGTTCACCGTGGACCTGAGAGGGGGCGCCGTGGAATGGGCGTCCAAGGACAAGTCCAGCAAGAAGCACGTTCTCGAGGTGAGGCGTCGACGGCAGGAACACCTAAAAGCTTTGATCTCCAGGGTCTTTTCACACGGCCAGTGTTTTTAACACCAgcggtttctcctgcagctgaagacTCGGCAGGGCACCGAGCTTCTGATCCAGTCGGATAACGATGGCGTCATCAACGAATGGTTCCGAGCGCTGCAGGACTCCATCAGCACCCACGTGAGTTCCACTAGGACTCCTGCCAGTCCAGGCCTTTAGATCTGTCCTCAGTCCGCTTCACACCGAGGTCGCCGACGGTTccgatgtttgtgtttgtgcgcatcaggcctgggagtctgacgAGGCCATCGAGGAGGACATGCCCGAGTCTCCTGTGGAGAAACACGACAAGGACAAAGAACACAGAGACTCCAAGAAGAACAGAGGTCTGTGTGGGCTTGAATGCAAAGGGAAACCTCAGTTGTGTTGAGGCGAGCGGTGGACAACGCTgtcctgtctctgtcctgtctctgtcctgcagccatGAAGAGCTCCACCAGCATGGACTCCTCCGACAACAAGAAAACCCGACACAAGCTGAAGAAGTTCCTGACCCGCCGGCCAACCCTGCAGGCCGTCAGAGACAAGGGCTACATCAAAGGTGCTGGGCCGGCCCCCTGGCGTCGCCCCCCTGTGGCGTCCCCCTCgtctgacccccccctcctgtgtTTGCGTCCCTCAGATCAGGTGTTCGGCTGCAGCCTGTCCGATCTGTGTCACAGGGAGAGCGCCACGGTGCCCGCCTTCGTGAAGATGTGCATCGACCACGTGGAGAACAGCTGTAGGTGCTGGTAAAAAGGCGGCGGACTctgctccccctgcaggtcccTGCTCATCGACACCTTCTCCCCTCGTCCCCTGCAGGTCTCTGCGTTGACGGGCTGTACAGAGTCAGCGGGAACCTGGCCGTCATACAGAAGCTGCGCTACGCCGTCGATCACGGTGAGTTCCCGTCCAGATCCTCCGATTCCGGGCCGCAATCCAGGCTGAGCGGAGCCTTTGTGTCCAGATGAGAAGGTCAACCTGCAGGACGGGAAGTGGGAGGACATCCACGTGACCACCGGAGCGTTGAAGATGTACTTCAGGGAGCTCCCGGAGCCGCTCTTCACCTACGCTCTGTTTCACGACTTCGTCAGCGCCATCAGTGAGTCCTGCGCTTTCTACacaaaccagaaccagaacctcccTGCTCTTCTGGATCTGCTGAGGTCCGGCAGAAGGACCGGTGCCTTCTCCAGCCTGGGTCTTCACCACCAGGAAGTAACATTCAGTTAGAATATTAATGATCCTCCAAAAAAAACAGTCGATCTTCGCTGATATGATGAAAGATTTTGGGGTAAAATTTTAAACCTTAAATATTACCCAGAATCCATCTGTACAGGCGTACCTGTCGCTCTCCTGGCCACTGGGGAAAAGCCCCATAATCCCATTAATCCCCCGTGTAATCGTCTCCCAACGCAACAACGGTTGGATGTTCCTTCAGGCTTTGGTCTCCTCTGTCCTGCAGAGATCACAGATTACAAGCATCGAGTTCAGGCCATCAAGGATCTGGTCAAGCAGCTGCCGAGGCCGAACCACGACACCATGCAGGCGCTCTTCAAACACCTCCGCAAGTAAGACGCGCATCAAAGCGCCGTACTCATGATCAAAGAGTTATGGCTGCCTGGGGGAAAACACCTGTATCAGTTAGTCTGCCATCATTTATTATCAGGCACTAGAGAACTACAACTCCCAcaatccccctctcctccccatcaGAAGTCACATCTTTTAATGTCCCTCTAGGGTGATCGACCACGGGGAGGAAAACCGCATGACCACCCAGAGCGTGGCCATCGTGTTCGGCCCCACGCTGCTGCGGCCCGAGACCGAGACCTTCAACATGGCGGTCCACATGGTCTACCCGAACCAGATCGTGGAGCTCATACTGCATGAGTACGAGAACATCTTCGGCAGGTAGAGAGAGGCGCCGGAGGGCGAGGCTCCGACGCGCTCCCCCTGACCCGGCGCCGACcccgggccgggccggggccGGCGGCGCCAGCATGTTCGTCACACCCCCAACCTTTCGGACCAACGCGGATACGACCACAAAGTCGTGACCACACAAAAGCTCCTCGTTTCCTCCCATTTGTGCATCGCGCTCCTGTCGCGGCGGCGCCCTCGGACCGGGGCGGAACCCCGTGGGTACCGAACCGCCACCTTTGGATCCTAAACGTTCAGACactgaagagaggaggaggatcggGCATTtaccctctgctgctcttttcctttgttcttcttcctttgttccttcatctcctctgtcCTTGAGCGACGGCCCGGCCGTCTCGAGGTCATCGCTGCTGACGCACGCCTGCACGCCGCCCCCGGAACAAATCGCCCCGCAGCGCTTACTTTAGACTACAGCTCACCTCCTCTCTGGCGTGAGAGGCGGAGCCTGTCCACCCTGTCCATGACTCTGAACGCCGTCGGTGGGCGTGGACGCGGCGAGGGTGATGTCATGACGACCTATTGTACAAATGGTGTGCCTGGACTGAGAATgtgaaaggagggggggtgggggggggctggtgttTAATAAAtgacctgggggggggcggggttacCTGAGCAGCAGGTAAATGGAAAAATGTAACTTTACCAAACTGGAATAAAGAGCTGGAAGAGACTAAACAAGACTTCTGGTTTTTGATTCAATATTCAGACTCCAACAGTTGTGGAACGTTCCAAATGAACCAGTTTGGTACGTTCCACCAGTTCAAGGACTGGTTCTGTCAGCCAGGAACCACCAGcaccttcagctgcaggtgagctaaTTAGCGTAGCTTTTTCTGGAATCAAGAATTCCCCAAAATTGCTCCAGTTGGAGCAACTGGAGACTGTTGACTGGGTCTCACTAGTGTTACTGGTCTCACTGTTGTTACTGGTCTCACTGTTGTTACAGGTctcactggtgttactggtctcactggtgttactggtctcACTGGTGTTACAGGTctcactggtgttactggtctcACTAGTGTTACTGGTctcactggtgttactggtctcactggtgttactggtctcACTGGTGTTACAGGTctcactggtgttactggtctcactggtgttactggtctcACTGATGTTACTGGTctcactggtgttactggtctggttatagtggggcagttagacttcctgtcctggctatagtgggacagaggggcgAACTGGACTGGGTTTAATGGAAAACACGGGCTAATTGGACTGGTTCTATTGGAGCAGAAGGGTAACTGGGCTGTGGCGtttttaattgacattttgATCTGACGTCGTCTGGCCGCGTTAGCGAGTTAATGAGATCTGCGGCGAAAGGCCGACGTGCTGCTCCTCGGAGACGCTGTGACATTTCTGTTGGAGATGATCGATAAGTGAGCCGACCTCAGAACAATCTGGTCCAAACAGAACTTTAACTTCAGGAGACGCCTCAGGATGAAGTCTGGCCGAGCAAGCGGCTAACGGGCCAGATTAGCTTCACCTCTCTGGATTTGTTGCTGCTCCTCGCTAAATTTATCCCCTCGCTACATCAAAGCCAAACGTTTCCCTTTAGTCTGGCGGTTTCCTTAACGCTGCTGAGCGGGGAAATCTTGTAGATCCCTTTGGATCCGGGGGGTTCCAGTTCCGCAGGGAAACGGCATCTTCACATCCGTGTGGCCCGTCCGGTCACTCCGAACAGGCTGCCGACAGCTTCTGTCCGTCGCTTTGATATCTGGGAGCGTTTCCATCATGGCCGCCGTCTCCAGGGCAACCATCCCCCGTCTTTCATCCGTCCTAGAGGTGTTTTGCTGGAGGAGTCGTGCTGGCAGATGTTCGGATGCAGAAGTTTCCACCACTAATCCGGCCGTGTCGAAGTGATGCTACGGCCTTTTTTCCCACTCCGCGGGTTCAAACGCGGTCGGCGCTCCGGAGCCGCTTGTTGCTCCTGTCGGCGGCTGATAAACCTCCGGAGGAAGCTGCTCTCGGCTGGGTCCAGTCAGACGGCCCCAGCAGGTACCAGAACAGCAGCTCGTCCTCTTTGTGACggcagcagacagacggacgcCGGCGCCTCAGGAGCGTCGTATCCATCAATGGGATGgatgtggtgggggggctggagctgcatctcctctgttctctggaACCTTTCAGGTGTTCCAACGGACACGAGGAGCGACGGGAGCTGAGGCGGACGGAGACGATCAGCTGGACATCAGGACTGACGCTGAGGGGGGGACGTTCAGCGGCCTCAGCGTCCAAAAATCCACAAAGCTTGTCTCTAAAAACCGATTATGAGGCGCCAGAATTGAGGAAAACCGAGCCTTATAATTTCCCCTGGCTCCTCGAATGGCTGGAAGTTCTGTTAATTTAGGAAGCGATTAACATTAACATGCTACAAAAAGATTTCCTATATTTTGGCATCACTACACAGGGCTaaggctaatgctagctaagGTTGTAGCTGCCAGTTCACAGACCTGAGAGGTCCCTGGTTACCGCCGGGGTGGTTCCTGAACCTGTGGTGAAGCAGGTCTGTGTTGGACCCCTGGGAAACCACCCAGGCGCTGAGTGCTGCCCCCTCGTGGATGAAGGCGGTACTGCGCCACCATATTCGGTGCATTTTTCCTTGAAACGTCGCCTTCCGCAGCAGGTTAATCCTCGGGGAGCCGCGGCTCCAGGCTCCGGAGACGGAAGCATTTCCAGGACCTGCTGTTTGCCTGGAGGAAGCCACAGGCTCAGCGTTCACCGCCAGCAGGCGCCgtcgtggtcacatgacccatgTTTCCCAGAGTCTGAAGCGCTCTTTGTGGTTTGATGCCAGTAATGTAAAAATGGACGTTGTGTTGGTTCCCTCCCAGTTCGCAAAAACATGGagctcatcatcaccaccatcatcaccatcaccttcatcgccatcaccttcatcaccatcatcaccatcatcctccaggatccaggagtCTCTCCAGGTTCTGTTTTCAGGTCTCTCACAGCATTATTGTTCTGATCCTGACCCGC from Takifugu flavidus isolate HTHZ2018 chromosome 15, ASM371156v2, whole genome shotgun sequence includes:
- the LOC130538399 gene encoding rho GTPase-activating protein 12-like isoform X5; the encoded protein is MADLPIAPGEVYIEVEYDYEYKAKNRVITIHQGECYMLVKKTNEDWWQVRKEEGSKAFYVPAQYVREVRKALMPPPKPLPHPPAASGNPPPHNASAVKGKPTSLDLGLQNQPAENLHRQESSYRRSPSAQTAATDRFSPPIHRRDSNNHRTPSSPTDHDRALAEGPHPDARGKSSTLPRARARSPELVRAPLDVDSTQGCDSAGEERRTNDSESGDEMSSSSTEQLQTVSSSGQGRSESPVYTNLQELKITQSTLPPAPAGSPLHVLGDWETYKDQNGRHFYYNRSTQERTWKPPRAKDVSTGSSRHDSQSTGESSEMAPFSLSPSILPFLSLSVGHLQPLSSEDTCFSTYSSQSDSQYGSPPRGWSEEMDEHGHTLYISDFTNEKWLKHVDEQGRPYYYSADGSRSEWELPKVRIKGYNHSPPQLSGDAPKTRSLDRRQVEPIVLTKWRHSTFVSEPGDKDAPQPPSPDSDSCPSSPPTSPSQKCGLLNMTKITEHGKKVRKNWTSSWTVLQGSALLFTKSQGGGTSWFGASQSKPEFTVDLRGGAVEWASKDKSSKKHVLELKTRQGTELLIQSDNDGVINEWFRALQDSISTHAWESDEAIEEDMPESPVEKHDKDKEHRDSKKNRAMKSSTSMDSSDNKKTRHKLKKFLTRRPTLQAVRDKGYIKDQVFGCSLSDLCHRESATVPAFVKMCIDHVENSCLCVDGLYRVSGNLAVIQKLRYAVDHDEKVNLQDGKWEDIHVTTGALKMYFRELPEPLFTYALFHDFVSAIKITDYKHRVQAIKDLVKQLPRPNHDTMQALFKHLRKVIDHGEENRMTTQSVAIVFGPTLLRPETETFNMAVHMVYPNQIVELILHEYENIFGR
- the LOC130538399 gene encoding rho GTPase-activating protein 12-like isoform X11 is translated as MADLPIAPGEVYIEVEYDYEYKAKNRVITIHQGECYMLVKKTNEDWWQVRKEEGSKAFYVPAQYVREVRKALMPPPKPLPHPPAASGNPPPHNASAVKGKPTSLDLGLQNQPAENLHRQESSYRRSPSAQTAATDRFSPPIHRRDSNNHRTPSSPTDHDRALAEGPHPDARGKSSTLPRARARSPELVRAPLDVDSTQGCDSAGEERRTNDSESGDEMSSSSTEQLQTVSSSGQGRSESPVYTNLQELKITQSTLPPAPAGSPLHVLGDWETYKDQNGRHFYYNRSTQERTWKPPRAKDVSTGSSRHDSQSTGESSEWLKHVDEQGRPYYYSADGSRSEWELPKYNHSPPQLSGDAPKTRSLDRRQVEPIVLTKWRHSTFVSEPGDKRLLKTRCFRPGSARPHSFKHQQDAPQPPSPDSDSCPSSPPTSPSQKCGLLNMTKITEHGKKVRKNWTSSWTVLQGSALLFTKSQGGGTSWFGASQSKPEFTVDLRGGAVEWASKDKSSKKHVLELKTRQGTELLIQSDNDGVINEWFRALQDSISTHAWESDEAIEEDMPESPVEKHDKDKEHRDSKKNRAMKSSTSMDSSDNKKTRHKLKKFLTRRPTLQAVRDKGYIKDQVFGCSLSDLCHRESATVPAFVKMCIDHVENSCLCVDGLYRVSGNLAVIQKLRYAVDHDEKVNLQDGKWEDIHVTTGALKMYFRELPEPLFTYALFHDFVSAIKITDYKHRVQAIKDLVKQLPRPNHDTMQALFKHLRKVIDHGEENRMTTQSVAIVFGPTLLRPETETFNMAVHMVYPNQIVELILHEYENIFGR
- the LOC130538399 gene encoding rho GTPase-activating protein 12-like isoform X14 — encoded protein: MADLPIAPGEVYIEVEYDYEYKAKNRVITIHQGECYMLVKKTNEDWWQVRKEEGSKAFYVPAQYVREVRKALMPPPKPLPHPPAASGNPPPHNASAVKGKPTSLDLGLQNQPAENLHRQESSYRRSPSAQTAATDRFSPPIHRRDSNNHRTPSSPTDHDRALAEGPHPDARGKSSTLPRARARSPELVRAPLDVDSTQGCDSAGEERRTNDSESGDEMSSSSTEQLQTVSSSGQGRSESPVYTNLQELKITQSTLPPAPAGSPLHVLGDWETYKDQNGRHFYYNRSTQERTWKPPRAKDVSTGSSRHDSQSTGESSEWLKHVDEQGRPYYYSADGSRSEWELPKYNHSPPQLSGDAPKTRSLDRRQVEPIVLTKWRHSTFVSEPGDKPSQKCGLLNMTKITEHGKKVRKNWTSSWTVLQGSALLFTKSQGGGTSWFGASQSKPEFTVDLRGGAVEWASKDKSSKKHVLELKTRQGTELLIQSDNDGVINEWFRALQDSISTHAWESDEAIEEDMPESPVEKHDKDKEHRDSKKNRAMKSSTSMDSSDNKKTRHKLKKFLTRRPTLQAVRDKGYIKDQVFGCSLSDLCHRESATVPAFVKMCIDHVENSCLCVDGLYRVSGNLAVIQKLRYAVDHDEKVNLQDGKWEDIHVTTGALKMYFRELPEPLFTYALFHDFVSAIKITDYKHRVQAIKDLVKQLPRPNHDTMQALFKHLRKVIDHGEENRMTTQSVAIVFGPTLLRPETETFNMAVHMVYPNQIVELILHEYENIFGR
- the LOC130538399 gene encoding rho GTPase-activating protein 12-like isoform X18, whose product is MADLPIAPGEVYIEVEYDYEYKAKNRVITIHQGECYMLVKKTNEDWWQVRKEEGSKAFYVPAQYVREVRKALMPPPKPLPHPPAASGNPPPHNASAVKGKPTSLDLGLQNQPAENLHRQESSYRRSPSAQTAATDRFSPPIHRRDSNNHRTPSSPTDHDRALAEGPHPDARGKSSTLPRARARSPELVRAPLDVDSTQGCDSAGEERRTNDSESGDEMSSSSTEQLQTVSSSGQGRSESPVYTNLQELKITQSTLPPAPAGSPLHVLGDWETYKDQNGRHFYYNRSTQERTWKPPRAKDVSTGSSRHDSQSTGESSEPSQKCGLLNMTKITEHGKKVRKNWTSSWTVLQGSALLFTKSQGGGTSWFGASQSKPEFTVDLRGGAVEWASKDKSSKKHVLELKTRQGTELLIQSDNDGVINEWFRALQDSISTHAWESDEAIEEDMPESPVEKHDKDKEHRDSKKNRAMKSSTSMDSSDNKKTRHKLKKFLTRRPTLQAVRDKGYIKDQVFGCSLSDLCHRESATVPAFVKMCIDHVENSCLCVDGLYRVSGNLAVIQKLRYAVDHDEKVNLQDGKWEDIHVTTGALKMYFRELPEPLFTYALFHDFVSAIKITDYKHRVQAIKDLVKQLPRPNHDTMQALFKHLRKVIDHGEENRMTTQSVAIVFGPTLLRPETETFNMAVHMVYPNQIVELILHEYENIFGR